From a region of the Candidatus Methylomirabilis sp. genome:
- the aroF gene encoding 3-deoxy-7-phosphoheptulonate synthase, whose product MVIVMKPGAREEDLREVIARVEGLGYHPHVIRGTTRSVVAAVGDERGKARLQALEALAGVEKVVPILQPYKLASRETRPARTVVRVGALELGGDRLHVMAGPCSVESEEQLLTVARAVREAGATILRGGAFKPRTSPYAFQGLAEEGLKLLAAAREATGLQVVTEVLNPRDLDLVARYADIIQIGARNVQNFALLKEVGEIRKPVLLKRGMSTTIQEYLMSAEYVLSAGNYDVILCERGIRTFETATRFTLDLNAVPVLQKLTHLPIIVDPSHGTGHWEYVPALAKAAVAVGADGLMIEVHPKPEEALSDGVQSLKPARFAQLMSDLQGVAKAVGRYF is encoded by the coding sequence ATGGTCATCGTGATGAAACCGGGGGCGCGGGAGGAGGACCTCCGGGAGGTCATCGCCCGGGTGGAGGGCCTCGGCTATCACCCCCATGTCATCCGCGGGACGACGCGCAGCGTGGTGGCGGCCGTGGGGGACGAGCGGGGCAAGGCGAGGCTCCAGGCCCTCGAGGCGCTGGCCGGCGTGGAGAAGGTCGTCCCCATCCTGCAGCCGTACAAGCTGGCGAGCCGGGAGACCCGACCGGCCCGGACCGTGGTCCGGGTCGGAGCGCTGGAGCTCGGCGGGGACCGGCTGCACGTCATGGCCGGACCCTGCTCCGTGGAGTCCGAAGAGCAGCTCCTCACGGTGGCCCGGGCCGTCCGGGAGGCCGGGGCAACGATCCTGCGGGGCGGGGCGTTCAAGCCCAGGACCTCCCCCTACGCGTTCCAGGGGCTGGCGGAGGAGGGCCTGAAGCTCCTGGCCGCCGCCCGGGAGGCGACCGGGCTCCAGGTCGTCACCGAGGTCCTGAACCCGCGGGACCTCGACCTGGTGGCCCGCTACGCCGACATCATCCAGATCGGGGCCCGCAACGTTCAGAACTTCGCCCTACTGAAGGAGGTGGGGGAGATCCGCAAGCCGGTGCTCCTGAAGCGCGGGATGTCCACCACCATCCAGGAGTACCTGATGTCGGCCGAGTACGTCCTCTCGGCCGGCAACTACGACGTGATCCTCTGCGAGCGGGGCATCCGAACCTTCGAGACTGCTACCCGGTTCACCCTGGACCTGAACGCCGTCCCGGTCCTTCAGAAGCTGACCCACCTCCCCATCATCGTGGACCCGAGTCACGGCACCGGCCACTGGGAGTACGTGCCGGCCCTGGCGAAGGCGGCGGTGGCGGTGGGGGCGGACGGCCTGATGATCGAGGTGCACCCGAAGCCGGAGGAGGCCCTCTCGGACGGCGTTCAGTCTTTGAAGCCGGCCCGCTTCGCCCAGCTCATGTCCGACCTGCAGGGGGTGGCCAAGGCGGTGGGGCGGTACTTCTAG